The Stomoxys calcitrans chromosome 3, idStoCalc2.1, whole genome shotgun sequence genome includes a region encoding these proteins:
- the LOC106091380 gene encoding uncharacterized protein LOC106091380 — protein sequence MNKIMDSSKIVVPEVADQANDRNWLEKNFTPSPAKCSSLLDLNDDCLLEVLQYITVRDAFTLLETFANRLHDVVHKRISQLKILTFDLRNAPDFTIEQLQIIGKHLKTLNICVGYSLSSDLCIFRYLKPLCYYGSIEQMTLNYVNFNEAYQQCILNLAANLRFLDLSFCQLTDELLEPILENCMLLEKLSIIGNYEWRGKSLFSIKSPKIGQITIELNDLCEEQVETFARHIGESICLIIFNKGRSNHHKGHFR from the exons atgAATAAAATAATGGATTCGTCGAAAATTGTCGTGCCAGAGGTAGCAGACCAAGCAAATGACCGGAACTGGTTGGAAAAG aaCTTTACTCCATCGCCAGCAAAGTGCTCCAGCCTTTTGGATTTAAATGATGATTGTCTACTCGAAGTTTTGCAATACATAACTGTACGGGATGCATTTACACTTCTGGAAACTTTTGCCAATCGACTGCACGACGTTGTACACAAACGCATTtcacaattgaaaattttgacattcGACCTAAGAAATGCTCCAGATTTTACAATAGAACAATTACAAATTATAGGCAAACATTTAAAAACCCTAAACATCTGTGTTGGTTACTCGCTTAGCTCGGATTTATGCATTTTCCGATATTTAAAGCCGCTTTGCTACTATGGGTCAATTGAGCAAATGACACTCAACTACGTCAACTTTAACGAAGCTTACCAGCAATGTATACTAAATTTGGCCGCAAATTtaagatttctcgatttaagtttttgccaATTGACAGATGAGTTGCTGGAACCAATATTGGAAAATTGTATGCTCTTGGAAAAACTTTCGATCATTGGAAATTACGAATGGCGTGGCAAATCATTGTTTTCCATTAAATCCCCTAAAATAGGGCAAATTACAATTGAATTAAACGATTTGTGTGAAGAGCAAGTGGAGACATTTGCAAGGCATATTGGAGAAAGCATCTGTcttattattttcaataaaggACGCAGTAACCACCATAAAGGTCACTTCAGATGA